In Pirellula sp. SH-Sr6A, the DNA window GCCAAGCCAGATAGAGTCAAAGGCTGTCGGATCAAAATCATCACCGCCAGGATCATCGCCAAGTTCAAGAGCAGCGCGAGTGTCGCAATCAATCCGCTGAATCGGTAGTACGCCACAACCAGAAGAATTGTGGTCGCAAGGGCAATCGCGCTGGAGTATCCACCCTTGGCGATCGCAACTTGACCCATGCTCGCCCCGATCACGTTCTTACTGACCGGTTGGCGGGAAAGCACGCCGGGTAGGGCACCCGCGTTGAGGATGTCAACCAAACGCTGGACGTCGGTCTCCGAGAAATTCCCTTGGATAACCCCATTGGAACTGATCGTATCGTTCAGGTTCGGAGCCGAGAGGACGTTGCCGTCGAGCAAAATGGCCATACGGCGTTTGAAGTCGCGGCTGGCGTCGGGCAAATTCGCTCCGGTCAGCTTGAGCATCTTGCTCGCTCCACCAGTCGACATCGTAAAGGCGACTTCGTAGCCACCTCGCTGTCCAAAAGTCTTGGTCGCTCGCTCGAGATCGACCCCATCGACGATTTGATAGGGCTTTCCGGCTCGCTGCAGCGCGAGCAGGACGTCGATGCTGTCGATCTTTTGCGATTCAAGCCATGCGGAAAGGTCGCCGGGCCGCTGGCTCGGAGGTGGGTTCACAATGCGGCCGGTCAAACTGTTGCGAACAACGTCGCCATACTGATATCCATCGAACTGGCGAACGCCCGCGTCATCCTTTTGGGCCCCAAGACGTCGCCACACCCCGGCGACTTCTTCTTCACCGGACGTTTTGTTCACCAACTTGACTTCTCGACTGAGCCGTACGTTTTGGTCTTCCGAATCGGCCTGCGCGATCGCGCGATCGATGATGTCTTTGTGATCGTTCATGTTGGCGACGATCCGGAACTGCAAAATCCCAGCCTCGGTAATCAATCGCTCAATCTCTGCGATTTGGGACTCATCCACGGCGGGAATCGTGATTTCAATCTTGTCGTCGCCGTTAGCCCGAATGTTGATTTCGAGCGTCCCGGAGGGATTGAGGCGATTCATCAAAGGAAAGCGGAAATCCTGGGCCGTCACCTTCGTTGCCGAAGATCTATCCTCCGCCGAGCGATCCACTTCGTAGATCAAGTTCGTTCCACCGACGATGTCCGGACCAAACAGCAGTTTCGGCGCATCGTCGACAAACGTAGGCATAACCAACACGAGGACTGTGAGCAGCACCACAAAGCTGATCGCGGTGAAACCACCCGTGTGGGTTGGCATGCGAAGGGCTTTGGCAAGCGTCCGGCCGGCGAGGAACGGAATTCCGAGCGCGAGGACGAAAAGAACCAAATTGAACGCGCCCGATTTCCAATCGGAAACGCTCGCGGTCCCATCCCCAAGGGTTGGGGCTGACGATTGAGCTAGATAGAACAGTTGATCAAGCATTGAAGGGTCCGTGCCAAATGGAATCGACTTGTAGGGTAAGCTCGTCTCAGTCGCTACGCTTCGACGCTTCGGATGGATGCACGGTCAACTGTAAGTCGTGTGTTGGTACTTTCGTCAACTCTCACAGTAACCGTCCCAGCCTCGGCATTGATATTCGCTATGACCCCGTGGATGCCTGAGCTCAAAACCACGCGATCGTTTTTCTTCAAATTGGCCAGACGTTCCTGCAACGCTTTCTGCGCTTTCTTTCCTGGTTTCGGAACCAGCAATAAAACGACATACAACGCAACAAACATCAACAGGATGAGATTCAACGGATTGTTGAAAAATCCATCCATGAATCCCGGAGTTGGTTTCCCATTTCCCGTAGCCGCGGACCCAAGCTCGCGCTCCGCAACCGCACCGCTTTCCACTTCGCCTGCTCCCGCCTCCCCGTTGCCCTGGCTCGTCGCAGCAGGAGCAGAGGAGATTGTCGGAGCCTGCAATGCAGGAGATCCCGGTGCGGTCGAAGGTGTATCCGCCGGTTGGCTGCTACCTTCTTGAGTCGCCGCTAAAAGCGAAAGGGCTCGAAGTTCGTCCACAGGAACGACCCCAAGCACCAAGCTCACGGCGATGATCGAAGGTACGAAACGACCCATTGGGGGGGATTGCCTCTCGAGGAAGGTCCAGATTTGATAGAAACCACGCAGTTTACGGGGAGAAAAAAATAGTCACAAGTCCAGACTGGACGTCTTGCCCCACAAGATCCCGACTGGAGAATGGCAAGCTCGGCAGATTGCGTTGGGTTTGAGGCATCACATACAGGGAAGAGCATTTATGCATCTCGCGTCGCTTCGATCGATCCGAATTCTCGCAGCGATTTCCATCGGGATCGCGCTCGCCGCCGGAGGCTTTGTCGCGCCCCTTTCCCCCCGTGGCCACGCGAAAGAACCCTCGAGCGAGACGGTGAAAGGCTCTTTATCCAGGCTTCAAGCCGATATTGCCTACCTGGCTGCAGACGAACGCCAAGGCCGCGCAGCCGAAACAACGGGCCTTCGCGAAGCCGCGGACTTCCTGGCGGAACGGTTCTCCAAGCTTGGCCTCAAAACCGATCTCTTCGAGGGAACTCCCTTCCAGAATTTCTCCCTCGACGGTCCCCTCCAAACTCCACCCGAAAAAAATCGAATCGAGATCCGCTCCGAAAAGGAACCCTCCTATTCCTTGCAACTCGGTAGAGATTATCAGCCTCAGACCCTTGGTAAGAACGGATCCTTTGACGCCCCAGTCGTCTTCGTCGGCTACGGCATTACCTCGACCGAAGAAGTCCTCTACGACGATTACGACGGAATCGACGTGAACGGCAAAGTGGTCGTCATCCTTCGAAAGGAGCCGCAAGGGAACGACCCCAAAAGCCCATTCGATGGTACCGAGCCATCCCAGCACGCTCTTTTCACCACCAAAGAAATCAACGCGGCTAAGCACGGTGCCGCCGCCGTCATTCTCGTCAACGACGCAGCGAGCG includes these proteins:
- the yajC gene encoding preprotein translocase subunit YajC: MGRFVPSIIAVSLVLGVVPVDELRALSLLAATQEGSSQPADTPSTAPGSPALQAPTISSAPAATSQGNGEAGAGEVESGAVAERELGSAATGNGKPTPGFMDGFFNNPLNLILLMFVALYVVLLLVPKPGKKAQKALQERLANLKKNDRVVLSSGIHGVIANINAEAGTVTVRVDESTNTRLTVDRASIRSVEA